One genomic region from Entelurus aequoreus isolate RoL-2023_Sb linkage group LG14, RoL_Eaeq_v1.1, whole genome shotgun sequence encodes:
- the LOC133664794 gene encoding C-C chemokine receptor type 3-like: MDPPDDQYSLLQELLNMINESTYDPSYVQTETVKLCPKLLVNDFGSDFNPPFYYFNFLLSYLGNGLVLYIIFKYEKLNTVTNIFLLNLVLSNILFASSLPFWATYFLSQWVFGSVLCKMVSSAYFIGFYSSILFLTLMTFDRYLAVVHAVSAAKSRKRSYALVSSAVVWCVSILASLKELVFQNVWENPPYGLVCEETGYSRETMDFWRLVSYYQQFSVFFLLPLLMVTYCYVSITVRIMSTRMKEKCRAVKLIFIIIFTFFVCWTPYNVVILLQAVHSSGEEKDCDDSNALDYAMFVTRNIANLYCCISPVFYTFVGKKFQSHFRRILVKKLPCLRRHLSLSSFSTRSSSQKTPHSEYEC; encoded by the coding sequence ATGGACCCGCCTGACGATCAGTACTCTCTCCTCCAGGAGCTCCTGAACATGATCAACGAGAGCACGTACGACCCGAGCTACGTTCAGACCGAAACTGTCAAGCTGTGTCCCAAGTTGTTGGTTAACGACTTTGGTTCCGACTTCAACCCGCCGTTCTACTACTTCAACTTCCTGCTGAGTTACCTGGGCAACGGTCTGGTGCTCTACATCATCTTCAAGTACGAGAAGCTCAACACGGTGACCAACATCTTCCTGCTCAACCTGGTCTTGTCCAACATCCTGTTCGCCTCCAGTCTGCCCTTCTGGGCCACCTACTTCCTGTCCCAGTGGGTCTTTGGCAGCGTTCTGTGCAAGATGGTGAGCAGCGCCTACTTCATCGGCTTCTACAGCTCCATCCTCTTCCTCACGCTCATGACCTTCGACCGCTACCTGGCGGTGGTGCACGCCGTGTCGGCCGCCAAGAGCCGCAAGCGGAGCTACGCCCTGGTTTCCTCGGCGGTGGTGTGGTGCGTCAGCATCTTGGCCAGCCTGAAAGAGCTGGTGTTCCAGAACGTGTGGGAGAACCCCCCGTACGGCCTGGTCTGCGAGGAGACGGGCTACTCCAGGGAGACCATGGACTTCTGGCGCCTGGTCAGCTACTACCAGCAGTTCTCCGTCTTCTTCCTGCTGCCGCTCCTCATGGTGACGTACTGCTACGTCAGCATCACCGTGCGCATCATGTCCACGCGCATGAAGGAGAAGTGTCGCGCCGTCAagctcatcttcatcatcatcttcacCTTCTTCGTGTGCTGGACGCCCTACAACGTGGTCATCCTGCTGCAGGCCGTGCACAGCTCCGGCGAGGAGAAGGACTGCGACGACTCCAACGCGCTGGACTACGCCATGTTCGTGACGCGCAACATCGCCAACTTGTACTGCTGCATCAGCCCCGTCTTCTACACCTTCGTGGGGAAGAAGTTTCAGAGCCACTTCAGGAGAATCCTGGTGAAGAAGCTGCCGTGTCTGAGGAGACACCTCAGCCTCAGCAGCTTCTCAACCAGGTCCTCCTCGCAGAAGACGCCGCACTCCGAGTACGAGTGCTAA